In Sulfuracidifex metallicus DSM 6482 = JCM 9184, a single window of DNA contains:
- a CDS encoding DUF1614 domain-containing protein yields the protein MGDDKRIIFLIPFRGIASIVIHIFLGIFIAILATSYFAEIFSYLGLPIYLSYGLGIEIAFLSLLLSPINIVIKKVENNVFSIQQDVVYFFGIPIVVPRPFEQRMYTYIALNAGGAILPLITTLFLLFSLHALPLLLVIVETIMIILLSKSIAKVIPGVGVVMPPIIPSIISSFISYILFFSVNPILVPLSAYISSVLGTLIGADILNMKRMLQDARPQMISIGGMGTFDGIFISGLLSLAIGTFLISI from the coding sequence ATGGGAGATGATAAAAGAATAATTTTCCTGATTCCTTTCAGGGGAATAGCTTCTATTGTTATTCACATTTTCCTTGGGATATTCATTGCTATTTTAGCTACTAGCTACTTTGCGGAGATCTTCTCATACCTAGGTCTTCCAATTTATCTGAGCTACGGTCTAGGCATTGAGATAGCTTTCCTGAGCCTTCTCTTAAGTCCTATAAATATAGTAATAAAAAAGGTGGAGAACAACGTCTTTTCGATTCAACAAGACGTAGTTTACTTCTTTGGAATTCCCATAGTTGTTCCTAGACCCTTCGAACAAAGGATGTATACTTACATAGCACTTAACGCCGGTGGTGCAATTCTCCCCCTCATCACGACCCTTTTTCTCTTGTTTTCACTTCACGCGCTTCCTCTTCTTTTAGTGATAGTAGAGACAATAATGATCATTTTATTGAGCAAGTCAATTGCTAAGGTAATACCTGGTGTAGGTGTTGTTATGCCTCCTATAATTCCTTCCATAATTTCGTCATTTATTAGCTATATTCTTTTCTTTTCTGTAAATCCAATCCTAGTTCCACTGTCAGCCTATATAAGCAGCGTTTTAGGTACCTTAATAGGAGCAGACATTCTTAACATGAAGAGGATGTTGCAGGACGCCAGACCTCAAATGATAAGTATAGGTGGAATGGGAACCTTCGATGGTATCTTCATCTCCGGCTTACTTTCGTTGGCTATAGGCACGTTCCTTATATCGATTTAA
- a CDS encoding FAD-dependent oxidoreductase produces MASVKKVVIIGAGNGGVVAANQLAKSEGVKITVIDKSPFHVYQPGLVDMLFDEKITSDSIRKETRTLLYKNIDFVQKKVIKADIQNHEVVTDDGNKIGYDYLIISPGVTEKNKFGFPPWHDIESITKIRDSMEDLNGKNVVVGYYGLIKCPAAPFEISFLLKRKYPKANVTLLNPVSQPPKLQVPMANLLGQTAKEMGIQVKRGFKLSEVKDNLMVSEEGDKVQFDYAIIDSPIKVHKEFEDLSDSTGLIPTDKFSLKFKDFDNVFVIGDATNITFPPKTGAMAHFEAVYVSKSILSDINGQEKTKFDGRAMCAIYAGINKGMLVYMDYEKSTAQGRNLAFYVSKKMFMSLYWASLTGSINNLLEGLSSAFATKAIPAN; encoded by the coding sequence ATGGCATCTGTTAAGAAAGTCGTAATTATAGGTGCTGGAAACGGAGGCGTAGTAGCTGCAAATCAGCTTGCCAAAAGCGAAGGAGTAAAAATAACTGTAATTGACAAGTCTCCTTTTCATGTATATCAGCCTGGTTTGGTTGATATGTTATTTGATGAAAAAATTACGTCAGATTCGATAAGGAAGGAAACGAGAACTTTATTATATAAAAATATAGATTTCGTTCAAAAGAAAGTAATTAAGGCTGATATACAAAATCATGAAGTGGTAACAGATGACGGTAATAAAATAGGTTATGATTATCTCATTATCTCTCCTGGGGTTACAGAGAAAAATAAGTTTGGATTTCCTCCTTGGCATGATATAGAAAGTATAACGAAAATACGGGATTCTATGGAAGACCTTAACGGTAAAAACGTAGTTGTAGGCTATTATGGCTTGATAAAGTGTCCAGCTGCACCGTTTGAAATATCTTTTCTGCTTAAGCGTAAGTACCCTAAGGCTAACGTTACCCTGCTCAACCCAGTTTCACAACCACCAAAGCTTCAAGTTCCTATGGCGAATTTGTTAGGTCAAACAGCGAAGGAAATGGGGATTCAGGTTAAGAGGGGATTTAAGCTCTCAGAAGTGAAGGACAACCTGATGGTATCAGAGGAAGGTGATAAGGTCCAGTTCGACTACGCGATAATAGATTCTCCCATAAAGGTTCACAAAGAGTTTGAGGATCTATCTGACAGTACGGGTTTAATTCCTACAGATAAATTCTCCTTGAAGTTTAAGGATTTCGATAACGTTTTCGTAATAGGTGATGCAACTAATATTACTTTTCCTCCTAAGACAGGTGCAATGGCTCATTTTGAGGCAGTCTATGTATCTAAATCCATTTTAAGCGATATAAATGGTCAGGAGAAGACTAAGTTTGACGGTAGGGCTATGTGTGCAATTTATGCTGGCATTAACAAAGGAATGTTAGTTTATATGGACTATGAAAAAAGCACTGCACAAGGTAGAAATCTAGCATTTTACGTTTCAAAGAAAATGTTCATGTCTCTGTATTGGGCTTCGCTTACTGGTTCTATAAATAACTTGCTAGAAGGCCTATCCTCTGCTTTTGCAACTAAGGCTATTCCGGCAAATTGA
- a CDS encoding thiamine-phosphate synthase family protein — protein MESEKNEVLLKLKEAADIFVSNPKSYLLIPEIRTNLGYALSNAKDINDVAAIPGRITSAFNRAFYCLPPQFGASDHIARVIITAMRHDSNMRSAIDLRYYESIVYSLPKHEICMFDRRLEKEESRKKERHTMNFMVDYCFEQWNGESHYYIVDEGDVGKEKTIFVLGKDPVEVVEKSLSLLSFISINR, from the coding sequence ATGGAGTCAGAAAAAAATGAGGTTTTGCTTAAGCTAAAAGAGGCTGCAGATATTTTTGTCTCTAATCCCAAGTCATATCTCTTAATTCCTGAGATAAGAACTAACTTGGGCTATGCACTTTCTAATGCAAAAGATATAAATGATGTTGCAGCGATTCCAGGGAGAATTACTTCTGCCTTCAATAGGGCATTCTACTGTCTTCCACCACAGTTCGGTGCTTCAGATCATATAGCTAGGGTTATAATTACTGCTATGAGACATGATTCAAACATGAGAAGTGCAATAGACCTTAGATACTACGAGTCTATAGTATATTCTCTTCCTAAGCATGAGATATGTATGTTCGATAGAAGACTGGAGAAGGAAGAGTCTAGAAAGAAGGAAAGACATACTATGAACTTTATGGTCGATTATTGTTTTGAACAGTGGAATGGAGAATCTCATTATTACATAGTAGACGAGGGAGACGTCGGAAAAGAGAAAACTATATTCGTTTTAGGTAAAGATCCAGTAGAAGTGGTAGAAAAATCACTTAGTTTGTTGTCATTCATAAGTATCAACAGATGA
- a CDS encoding PadR family transcriptional regulator has translation MLGKFNLERLRKGVLRYLVIESLSERPMRVYDIIKSIEERFNGTYRPSTGSIYPILKGLVDEGLVNVTEEDGKKTYVLNETGRVELEKAREKFKSKFADDYTGDKRKIATEVMGMIIALYGNRNTINENQARQILEVIKGCREKITEIISNKSK, from the coding sequence ATGCTGGGTAAATTTAACTTAGAAAGGCTAAGAAAGGGTGTTTTGAGATACCTTGTAATAGAGTCATTATCCGAAAGACCCATGAGGGTTTACGACATTATTAAATCAATAGAGGAAAGGTTTAACGGTACGTATAGGCCAAGTACTGGTTCAATTTATCCTATATTGAAGGGTTTGGTTGATGAAGGGTTAGTAAATGTAACTGAGGAAGACGGGAAGAAGACCTACGTTTTGAACGAGACCGGTAGAGTGGAACTTGAGAAGGCTAGAGAGAAGTTCAAATCAAAGTTTGCAGATGACTATACTGGAGATAAGAGAAAAATAGCCACTGAGGTGATGGGAATGATAATTGCCTTATATGGAAATAGAAACACTATAAATGAGAATCAGGCTAGACAGATCCTTGAGGTAATTAAAGGTTGCAGAGAAAAAATTACCGAAATAATATCAAATAAATCCAAATAA
- a CDS encoding NTP transferase domain-containing protein, whose product MRLVIMAGGKGSRLSIIKPILTVCGKPILQRMVESLSPHYELWVATVRCHPVDRFVKYYLGINNVLYTDGLGYENDVVKVVRKLGFPLIVVPSDIPFITNDALKVLIRECKSSLCSLKDISNSFTGISLWRNEGYFSSFQDVFLDYSLINVNDWNTFLQANKSC is encoded by the coding sequence ATGAGACTAGTTATAATGGCGGGAGGCAAGGGATCAAGGCTCTCAATCATTAAGCCAATCCTTACAGTTTGTGGAAAGCCAATCTTGCAGAGAATGGTAGAGTCGTTATCTCCTCATTACGAACTATGGGTTGCTACAGTTAGATGCCATCCTGTAGATAGGTTTGTTAAGTACTATCTAGGTATCAACAATGTGTTGTATACCGATGGCTTGGGTTATGAGAACGATGTAGTGAAAGTCGTAAGAAAGCTTGGTTTTCCGTTGATTGTGGTACCAAGCGACATACCCTTCATAACTAATGATGCATTGAAGGTATTAATAAGGGAATGCAAATCCTCTCTGTGCTCCTTAAAGGATATTTCTAACTCTTTTACTGGGATAAGTCTTTGGAGAAATGAAGGGTATTTCTCTTCATTCCAGGATGTCTTTCTAGACTACTCATTGATTAACGTAAATGATTGGAACACTTTTTTACAAGCAAACAAAAGCTGTTAA